Proteins encoded together in one Halalkaliarchaeum sp. AArc-CO window:
- the dph2 gene encoding diphthamide biosynthesis enzyme Dph2 produces MSQDARDDAGSDRRPGDLRRTGMSLKSDREWDYELDRITDAIDERDATTVGLQFPEGLKRRAPKVADDLRELTDDVRVLISGQPCYGACDLDTELMRRTDVFVHFGHSPMKESEKIIYVPLFSNVDPFPIMEEALAELPEVDTPGDSDVDDRPDVDTADDRPAVGLVTTAQHMNKFGEMREWLEARGYVVETRRGDDRLTHEGQVLGCNYASADVDAETVLYVGGGKFHPLGLAMEHPDKHVVIADPVNNVVDVADTEKFIKQRYGAVHRAMDADTWGVLYCTKIGQGRWETATEIVENNENAYLITMDEITPDRLRNFGCDAYVNTGCPRITTDDGPQFHKPMLTPGEYEIAVGNEPLDSLEFDTFHGTW; encoded by the coding sequence ATGAGTCAGGACGCGCGCGACGACGCCGGGAGCGATCGACGCCCCGGTGACCTTCGCAGGACGGGTATGTCGCTCAAAAGCGACCGGGAGTGGGATTACGAACTCGACCGCATTACCGACGCGATCGACGAACGCGACGCGACGACGGTCGGGCTCCAGTTCCCGGAGGGGCTCAAGCGGCGCGCGCCGAAGGTCGCCGACGACCTCCGGGAACTGACCGACGACGTTCGTGTGCTGATCTCCGGCCAGCCGTGTTACGGCGCCTGCGATCTCGACACCGAGTTGATGCGCCGAACCGACGTGTTCGTCCACTTCGGCCACTCGCCGATGAAGGAGTCGGAGAAGATCATCTACGTGCCGTTGTTCTCGAACGTCGACCCGTTCCCGATCATGGAGGAGGCGCTCGCGGAGCTTCCGGAGGTCGATACACCCGGCGACTCGGACGTCGACGACCGACCCGATGTCGACACCGCTGACGACCGTCCTGCTGTCGGGCTCGTGACGACCGCCCAGCACATGAACAAGTTCGGAGAGATGCGGGAGTGGCTCGAAGCGCGCGGCTACGTCGTCGAGACCCGTCGCGGAGACGATCGTCTCACCCACGAGGGGCAAGTGCTCGGTTGCAACTACGCCAGTGCCGACGTCGACGCCGAGACGGTGCTGTACGTCGGCGGCGGGAAGTTCCACCCCCTCGGGCTGGCGATGGAACACCCCGACAAACACGTCGTGATCGCCGACCCCGTCAACAACGTCGTCGACGTCGCCGACACGGAGAAGTTCATCAAACAGCGGTACGGCGCGGTTCACCGGGCGATGGACGCCGACACCTGGGGCGTGCTCTACTGTACGAAGATCGGGCAGGGTCGCTGGGAGACCGCGACAGAAATCGTCGAGAACAACGAGAACGCCTACCTGATCACGATGGACGAGATCACCCCCGACCGACTGCGTAACTTCGGCTGTGACGCGTACGTCAACACGGGCTGTCCGCGGATCACGACCGACGACGGGCCGCAGTTCCACAAGCCGATGTTGACGCCCGGGGAGTACGAGATTGCGGTCGGCAACGAACCGCTCGACTCCCTCGAGTTCGATACGTTCCACGGAACCTGGTGA
- a CDS encoding ribonuclease H-like domain-containing protein — translation MRIENSFIPVHGVGERIERRLWEAGVTRWEAFDPSVPGVGETTADRIEAFIDEASTHLQRGDATYFDRQFPSGERWRLYENFRESTCFFDIETSGLDQRRDRVTTVSFHREGETTTLVRGHDLTEDRLRREFESADMLATFNGARFDVPFLEESFGLEVTTPHLDLMYPCRKIGLTGGLKPIERELGIERELPDVDGREAVRLWHRYEDGDEDALDRLIAYNREDAVNLRRLADLVTGNLHERTFPADTDA, via the coding sequence GTGCGAATCGAGAACAGTTTTATCCCCGTTCACGGGGTCGGGGAACGGATCGAACGGCGGCTGTGGGAGGCCGGCGTCACGCGCTGGGAGGCGTTCGATCCGTCGGTTCCGGGCGTCGGGGAGACGACCGCAGACCGGATCGAGGCGTTCATCGACGAGGCGTCGACGCATCTCCAGCGCGGCGACGCGACCTACTTCGACCGGCAGTTCCCCAGCGGCGAGCGGTGGCGCCTCTACGAGAACTTCCGGGAGTCGACCTGCTTTTTCGACATCGAGACCTCCGGGTTGGATCAGCGCCGGGACCGAGTGACGACCGTCAGCTTCCACCGGGAGGGGGAGACCACGACGCTCGTCCGGGGCCACGACCTCACCGAAGACAGGCTCCGCCGGGAGTTCGAGTCCGCCGACATGCTGGCGACGTTCAACGGCGCACGGTTCGACGTCCCGTTCCTGGAGGAGTCGTTCGGGCTCGAGGTGACGACTCCCCACCTGGATCTGATGTATCCGTGCCGGAAGATCGGTCTCACCGGCGGCCTGAAGCCGATCGAACGGGAGCTGGGGATCGAACGCGAACTCCCGGACGTCGACGGCCGGGAGGCGGTCCGGCTGTGGCACCGATACGAGGACGGCGACGAGGACGCTCTCGATCGACTGATCGCGTACAACCGCGAGGACGCCGTCAATCTGCGGCGTCTGGCAGATCTGGTGACCGGAAACCTTCACGAACGGACGTTCCCCGCCGACACCGACGCCTGA
- a CDS encoding guanosine monophosphate reductase → MDDIRTGLSYGDVLLVPQRSPVDSRDDVDLSTAFTPGIELETPLVSAAMDTVTESALATELASVGGIGTIHRFLTIDEQATEVEAAAESGGPVAAAVGINESYLRRTEALAAAGVDAVVVDVAHGHLEIALEAVGEIADAFPEVELVAGNVATPDGVADLAAAGADAVKVGIGPGSHCTTRKVAGAGVPQLTAVDDCAEVAHERGLTVIADGGIRSSGDAVKALMVGADSVMMGSLFAGTAESPGETREIDGIRYKRSRGMATTAAAEDRTDKAENVDADEGVEGWTPYKGPVVEVAREFSAGIRSGLSYCGGETIPEARKKATFIRVAESARDREGAHVANEWGSIDVDSTLHARTDEDS, encoded by the coding sequence ATGGATGACATCCGAACGGGACTGAGCTACGGCGACGTGTTGCTCGTCCCGCAGCGTTCGCCCGTCGACAGCCGAGACGACGTCGACCTGTCGACGGCGTTTACGCCCGGTATCGAACTCGAGACGCCGCTGGTTTCGGCAGCCATGGACACGGTGACGGAGTCGGCGCTCGCGACCGAACTCGCGTCGGTGGGCGGAATCGGGACCATACACCGGTTCCTCACGATCGACGAACAGGCCACCGAAGTCGAAGCCGCCGCAGAGTCGGGTGGCCCGGTTGCCGCCGCAGTCGGGATCAACGAGTCGTATCTCCGCCGTACGGAGGCACTTGCTGCCGCGGGCGTCGACGCGGTCGTCGTCGACGTCGCGCACGGCCACCTCGAGATCGCGCTTGAGGCCGTCGGGGAGATCGCTGACGCGTTCCCGGAGGTGGAACTCGTCGCCGGAAACGTGGCGACGCCCGACGGAGTCGCCGATCTGGCGGCTGCGGGCGCCGACGCGGTGAAGGTGGGGATCGGTCCGGGATCCCACTGCACGACGCGAAAAGTCGCTGGCGCTGGCGTTCCCCAGCTAACCGCGGTCGACGACTGTGCTGAGGTCGCCCACGAGCGGGGACTGACCGTGATCGCCGACGGCGGCATCCGGTCGTCCGGCGACGCGGTGAAGGCGTTGATGGTGGGTGCGGACTCGGTGATGATGGGGAGCCTCTTTGCCGGCACCGCGGAGTCGCCGGGCGAGACCAGAGAGATCGACGGGATCCGGTACAAACGCTCCAGGGGGATGGCGACCACCGCCGCCGCCGAGGACCGAACGGACAAAGCAGAGAACGTCGACGCCGACGAGGGGGTCGAGGGGTGGACGCCGTACAAGGGTCCCGTCGTCGAGGTGGCTCGGGAGTTCTCCGCCGGGATCCGGTCGGGGCTCTCCTACTGCGGCGGGGAGACGATCCCCGAGGCCCGCAAGAAGGCGACGTTCATCCGCGTGGCCGAAAGTGCCCGAGACCGCGAGGGCGCACACGTCGCAAACGAGTGGGGGTCGATCGACGTCGACAGCACCCTCCACGCGAGAACCGACGAGGACTCCTAG
- a CDS encoding DEAD/DEAH box helicase produces the protein MDVGELPVRSRIRDRFRQEGIETLYPPQRAAVEAGICDGTNVVAAIPTASGKTLIAELAMVTADGPSLYMCPLRALAREKHETFDALPGVDAGLATGEYDSPAEELATYDVVVATSEKVDSAIRNGASWVDDLACVVVDEVHLLGSDRRGPTLEVTVATLRRRAPEAQLVALSATVANPEEIAEWLDAELIESTWRPVELRTGVYADGRVAFDDGTEQTVEVGGDPGADNTSTGDTDAEERQGDLPTKATIELIEETIQNGGQSLSFVRSRREAEALAERLARSELAGKHSNGGNDTADVADEIAAIDGTATGERLADCVRSGVAFHHAGVGSEHRAAVETAFRNRELACLCATPTLAAGVNLPARRVVVRDLKRYTGTAMEWLSVLEVHQMCGRAGRPHLDPYGEAVLVGDGDSPEELTRRYVEATPEAVASNLADRSALRTHTLSLVATGFADTPREVLDRFDGTFYASRTPSPDLSGDVAAVIEDLAEMGLVRASGTSADAQLSATELGTQVSRQYVRPETGTRIVMGVETIDRMQTDGRTVTPLTALEVVCDTPDMQDTYLGNRERADMYRFARRRSDELTTGMSDADDFERWLESVKTARILAEWIDGASVETLVDSYRIGPGDLESRVSRAEWLLGAADAIAAVVDVDTSVFESTRQGLVERQE, from the coding sequence ATGGACGTCGGCGAACTCCCGGTTCGAAGTCGGATCCGCGATCGGTTCCGACAGGAGGGGATCGAAACGCTGTACCCGCCCCAGCGGGCGGCAGTCGAGGCGGGCATCTGTGATGGTACCAACGTCGTCGCCGCCATCCCGACCGCGTCGGGGAAAACGCTGATCGCCGAACTCGCCATGGTGACCGCCGACGGGCCGAGCCTGTACATGTGTCCGCTCCGTGCGCTCGCCCGCGAGAAACACGAGACGTTCGACGCGCTCCCGGGCGTCGACGCCGGACTGGCGACCGGCGAATACGACTCCCCGGCCGAGGAACTCGCCACCTACGACGTCGTCGTCGCCACCAGCGAGAAGGTCGACTCGGCGATCCGGAACGGCGCCTCGTGGGTCGACGACCTCGCGTGTGTCGTCGTCGACGAGGTGCATCTGCTCGGTTCGGATCGCCGTGGTCCGACACTCGAGGTTACCGTCGCGACGCTCCGTCGTCGGGCTCCGGAAGCACAGCTCGTGGCGCTGTCGGCGACCGTTGCAAACCCCGAGGAGATCGCGGAGTGGCTCGACGCCGAGCTGATCGAGTCGACGTGGCGACCCGTCGAACTCAGGACTGGAGTGTACGCCGACGGACGTGTCGCATTCGACGACGGAACGGAACAGACCGTCGAGGTGGGGGGCGACCCCGGCGCCGACAACACCTCTACTGGCGACACCGACGCCGAGGAAAGACAGGGGGACCTGCCGACGAAGGCGACGATCGAACTGATCGAGGAAACCATCCAGAACGGCGGACAGTCGCTTTCGTTCGTTCGATCCCGCCGGGAGGCGGAGGCGCTCGCCGAGCGACTCGCCCGATCCGAGCTCGCAGGGAAACACTCGAACGGCGGGAACGACACCGCGGACGTTGCCGACGAGATCGCGGCGATCGACGGGACCGCGACGGGCGAAAGATTGGCCGACTGTGTCCGGTCGGGGGTGGCGTTTCACCACGCCGGAGTGGGAAGCGAACACCGCGCCGCAGTCGAGACCGCGTTCCGGAACCGGGAGCTCGCGTGTCTGTGTGCGACACCGACGCTCGCGGCCGGCGTCAACCTCCCCGCGAGACGGGTCGTCGTCAGGGACCTGAAACGGTACACCGGCACCGCGATGGAGTGGCTTTCGGTACTGGAGGTCCACCAGATGTGCGGCCGTGCGGGACGCCCCCACCTCGATCCGTACGGGGAAGCGGTGCTGGTCGGCGACGGCGACTCCCCCGAAGAGCTCACCCGGCGATACGTCGAGGCTACTCCGGAAGCTGTGGCGTCGAACCTCGCCGATCGAAGCGCACTCCGGACGCATACGCTGTCGCTCGTCGCGACGGGGTTTGCGGACACGCCACGGGAGGTTCTCGACCGCTTCGACGGGACGTTTTACGCCTCCCGGACGCCGAGTCCGGACCTGTCCGGCGACGTCGCTGCGGTCATCGAAGATCTCGCCGAGATGGGACTCGTCCGTGCCTCTGGAACGAGTGCGGACGCCCAGCTTTCGGCCACGGAACTGGGAACGCAGGTATCCAGACAGTACGTCCGACCGGAGACGGGTACCCGCATCGTGATGGGCGTCGAGACGATCGACCGAATGCAAACCGACGGACGAACCGTGACACCGCTTACCGCTCTCGAGGTCGTCTGTGACACGCCGGACATGCAGGACACCTACCTCGGGAACCGGGAACGAGCCGACATGTACCGGTTCGCACGGCGGCGGTCCGACGAACTGACCACCGGAATGAGCGACGCCGACGACTTCGAACGGTGGCTCGAGTCCGTGAAGACCGCACGGATCCTGGCCGAATGGATCGACGGGGCGTCCGTCGAAACGTTGGTCGACTCGTACCGGATCGGTCCGGGCGACCTCGAATCCCGGGTGAGTCGCGCGGAGTGGCTGCTGGGCGCCGCCGACGCGATCGCTGCGGTCGTGGACGTCGACACGTCGGTTTTCGAGTCCACGCGGCAGGGGCTCGTCGAACGACAGGAATGA
- a CDS encoding succinylglutamate desuccinylase/aspartoacylase family protein — MDDFEETANAKPKPFRYDSEVDPGEKTHVRYEVSETYLGDPIEIPVTIINGERPGPTCYMTAAIHGDELNGVKVLQEVAARYTPQDIQGTLVLLHVCNVPGYLVQERYIPIYDQDLNRSFPGRERSNTAERMANVIYERFITQCDFGLDFHTSTRNRTTMYHVRANMADERVARLARAYGANLILSGEADAGSLRAVATAAGIPTITIEMGKAHRFQPALIERALEGVESVLAEYDVLPQEAVQWPGWRRVIDSANDKTWLRADKGGLVEMKYDHPLVYEGETICTITDHFSTREKIVTAPFTGLLVGVLQNPVASPGHPLCHLVSVGGETLAEIEREIESGEFSEQPWA, encoded by the coding sequence ATGGACGATTTCGAAGAAACCGCGAACGCGAAGCCGAAACCGTTCCGGTACGACAGCGAAGTGGACCCGGGTGAGAAAACGCACGTCCGGTACGAGGTCAGCGAGACGTATCTGGGGGATCCAATCGAGATTCCGGTGACCATTATAAACGGGGAACGCCCCGGTCCGACGTGTTACATGACCGCCGCGATCCACGGAGACGAACTCAACGGGGTAAAGGTACTCCAGGAGGTCGCAGCCCGGTACACGCCCCAGGACATCCAGGGAACGCTCGTCTTGCTCCACGTCTGTAACGTCCCGGGCTACCTCGTCCAGGAGCGATACATCCCGATCTACGACCAGGACCTCAACCGGTCGTTTCCCGGACGGGAACGCTCCAACACGGCAGAGCGAATGGCCAACGTCATCTACGAACGGTTTATAACGCAGTGCGACTTCGGGCTGGATTTCCACACCTCGACGCGGAACCGGACGACGATGTATCACGTCCGGGCGAACATGGCGGACGAACGGGTTGCCCGACTCGCGAGAGCGTACGGCGCGAACCTGATCCTCTCGGGGGAAGCAGACGCCGGAAGCCTCAGGGCCGTCGCGACGGCCGCAGGGATCCCGACGATCACGATAGAGATGGGGAAGGCACACCGGTTCCAGCCGGCACTCATCGAGCGGGCGCTGGAAGGGGTCGAGTCGGTACTTGCAGAGTACGACGTCCTCCCCCAGGAGGCGGTTCAGTGGCCCGGCTGGCGACGGGTAATCGACTCGGCGAACGACAAGACCTGGCTACGCGCGGACAAGGGCGGCCTCGTCGAAATGAAGTACGATCACCCGCTCGTGTACGAAGGAGAGACGATCTGTACGATCACAGATCACTTCAGCACCCGCGAGAAGATCGTCACCGCGCCGTTTACTGGGCTCCTTGTCGGCGTGCTGCAAAACCCCGTTGCCTCGCCGGGACATCCACTGTGTCACCTGGTGAGCGTCGGCGGCGAAACGCTCGCAGAGATCGAACGTGAGATCGAAAGTGGGGAGTTTTCCGAACAGCCCTGGGCGTGA
- a CDS encoding macro domain-containing protein produces the protein MEYSVIQGDIAAQEADALVNAAGTSLRMGSGVAGALRRVGGERLNQAAVEKGPVELGVVAVTDAFDLNADYVIHAAAMPHYGDGLATEESIRDATTNALSAAEERGCESVVVPVLGTGAAGFDFEEGARIVCEAIAAYDAATLSDVRVIAYGHDQYERLQGIADRVR, from the coding sequence ATGGAGTACAGCGTCATCCAGGGTGACATCGCAGCCCAGGAGGCCGACGCGCTCGTCAACGCTGCCGGAACCAGCCTCCGGATGGGATCGGGCGTCGCCGGCGCGCTCAGGCGGGTCGGCGGCGAACGGCTCAACCAGGCGGCCGTCGAGAAGGGACCAGTTGAACTCGGTGTGGTCGCAGTCACCGACGCGTTCGACCTCAATGCCGACTACGTGATCCACGCCGCTGCGATGCCCCACTACGGCGACGGACTCGCAACCGAAGAGAGCATCCGCGATGCCACGACGAACGCGCTTTCGGCCGCCGAAGAACGCGGGTGCGAGTCGGTGGTCGTCCCGGTACTGGGTACCGGTGCCGCCGGGTTCGACTTCGAGGAGGGTGCCCGAATCGTCTGTGAGGCGATCGCGGCGTACGACGCCGCCACGCTCTCGGACGTGCGGGTGATCGCGTACGGACACGACCAGTACGAGCGCCTCCAGGGGATCGCCGATCGCGTTCGGTGA